Proteins encoded within one genomic window of Candidatus Binatia bacterium:
- a CDS encoding transposase, whose protein sequence is GYIESFNGRLRDELLNGEIFYTVQEAKILTQWWRLEYNHVRPHSALGYRAPAPEALEPLPFRRAIFTPMQSAALT, encoded by the coding sequence CGGCTACATCGAGAGCTTCAACGGAAGGCTTCGCGATGAACTTCTCAACGGCGAGATCTTCTACACGGTGCAGGAGGCAAAGATCCTGACCCAATGGTGGCGGCTCGAGTACAACCACGTCCGACCGCACAGCGCCCTCGGGTATAGAGCTCCTGCTCCCGAGGCGCTCGAACCGCTGCCGTTCCGGCGTGCGATCTTTACACCCATGCAGAGCGCTGCC